One genomic region from Diabrotica undecimpunctata isolate CICGRU chromosome 9, icDiaUnde3, whole genome shotgun sequence encodes:
- the LOC140450925 gene encoding zinc finger BED domain-containing protein 4-like, whose amino-acid sequence MNSKKKTSIVWDFFTIKDDARAKCNMCSQVLSYKTSITNLRQHVQRKHPSITFQESVQCKSVKDQDSVPIDNDETGDGKKISDTEIPSTSGACLEIPKKRKLFQSQLQVSKKVNLTQKKIIDAKLLNLIVKDIQPFSIVEDEGFREFCDAVGYTLPSRKTLTKTLLPAKYLETLNKTREIMATAESVTITTDMWSSRNSDSFIGVTAHFINDKFELESILLEVCLFEGSHTSVNLANELRRVITEWDLHNKIFIVITDNAANVKKAILEELQLKHLGCLAHTINLIAQDGLKVIESLIEKVKLVVSLFKRSNLAKEKLDWYQKQNGKDPKKLIQAVPTRWNSVYYMLERIVNLKEEVRASIAVLGNENVPCITNTDFEEINQLIKILGPLESATRTMSGEKYVTLSSVIIIANNLRKIYHRLVTNPGTSFAERPTKVVEVIFNSSQMRFKNFENSNSLIVSTFMDPRFKNIGFSDESVAERSKNLVINLLTNLLEKNSKQTTAPIVNQLQDDDSSEDEFSIWGDFDKQASHFKPAGGNSRCKAIMEVQRYIEEPLLNRKNNPLTWWKDNRHNYPNLSVIVRNKFGTVSTSVPCERLFSKTGEILSAKRSRLSDEKVKQIMFIRSNS is encoded by the coding sequence ATGAATTCTAAAAAGAAAACTTCCATAGTTTGGGACTTTTTTACTATAAAAGATGATGCTCGAGCGAAATGTAATATGTGCAGTCAAGTATTATCCTACAAAACAAGTATCACTAACTTGCGTCAACACGTACAAAGGAAACATCCATCTATTACATTTCAGGAATCAGTTCAGTGTAAAAGTGTAAAAGATCAAGATAGCGTACCTATTGACAATGACGAAACTGGTGATGGAAAAAAAATATCCGATActgaaattccaagtaccagtggCGCTTGCTTAGAAATTCCAAAGAAAAGGAAGTTGTTTCAGTCCCAACTTCAAGTATCTAAAAAGGtaaatttaacacaaaaaaaaattatcgacGCCAAACTTTTAAACTTAATTGTTAAAGACATTCAACCTTTCTCCATAGTGGAAGATGAGGGTTTCCGAGAATTTTGTGACGCTGTGGGCTATACTTTGCCCAGTAGGAAAACATTAACAAAGACGTTACTTCCTGCCAAATATTTAGAGACTCTAAATAAAACTAGAGAAATTATGGCAACCGCCGAATCGGTAACGATAACTACTGATATGTGGTCATCAAGGAATAGTGATAGTTTTATAGGTGTTACAGCTCATTTTATAAATGATAAATTCGAACTTGAGTCAATTCTTTTGGAAGTTTGTCTGTTCGAGGGATCTCATACGAGTGTAAACTTAGCAAATGAACTACGACGAGTTATAACTGAATGGGATTTgcacaacaaaatttttatagtTATTACTGACAATGCTGCAAATGTAAAAAAAGCAATTTTAGAAGAGTTACAATTAAAACATTTGGGTTGTTTAGCACACACTATTAATTTAATAGCTCAAGATGGTTTAAAAGTAATCGAGAGTTTAATTGAAAAAGTTAAACTTGTCGTTAGTTTATTTAAGCGAAGCAATTTAGCTAAAGAGAAGCTTGATTGGTATCAGAAGCAAAACGGCAAAGATCCCAAAAAATTAATTCAGGCTGTTCCTACACGATGGAACTCCGTTTATTATATGCTGGAGAGAATTGTTAATCTCAAAGAAGAAGTTAGAGCTTCTATTGCGGTACTAGGGAATGAAAATGTTCCATGTATCACCAATACTGATTTTGAAGAAATAAAtcagttaattaaaatattaggaCCTTTAGAATCCGCCACCAGAACAATGAGTGGAGAAAAATATGTAACACTTTCATCTGTAATTATTATAGCAAATAACTTACGAAAAATATATCACCGTCTAGTTACCAATCCAGGGACATCATTTGCCGAAAGACCGACAAAAGTTGTTGAAGTTATCTTCAACAGTAGCCAGATgagatttaaaaattttgaaaatagcAACAGTTTAATTGTTTCAACATTTATGGATCCGAGGTTTAAAAATATCGGTTTCTCAGATGAAAGTGTTGCTGAGCGATCAAAAAATTTAGTCATAAATTTGCTGACTAATCTTTTGGAAAAAAACTCAAAACAAACAACAGCACCTATAGTAAATCAATTACAGGATGATGATTCATCTGAGGACGAGTTTTCTATCTGGGGAGACTTTGATAAGCAAGCCTCCCATTTTAAACCTGCTGGTGGGAACAGTCGCTGTAAAGCAATAATGGAGGTGCAAAGATATATTGAAGAACCTCTTCTAAACCGAAAAAACAACCCACTAACTTGGTGGAAAGACAATCGGCACAATTATCCAAATTTAAGTGTTATTGTTCGTAACAAATTTGGAACAGTGTCCACATCTGTGCCATGTGAGAGACTGTTTTCTAAAACTGGCGAAATTTTATCAGCCAAACGAAGCAGACTTTCTGACGAAAAAGTTAAGCAAATCATGTTTATTAGGAGTAATTCTTAA